From Pseudochaenichthys georgianus unplaced genomic scaffold, fPseGeo1.2 scaffold_1333_arrow_ctg1, whole genome shotgun sequence, a single genomic window includes:
- the LOC117440920 gene encoding golgin subfamily A member 6-like protein 22 isoform X1, with protein sequence MNRGAAAPREEEEEEEEEEGFYDCQETLDPSERRRGEEQGDRLQEEQGDRLQEEQGDRLQEEQGDRLQTDRLQEEKEEQTDRLQEEQTDRLQEEQTDRLQEEKEEQTDGLQKEEQTDRLQEEKEEQTDRLQEEKEEQTDGLQKEEQTDRLQEEKEEQTDRLQEEKEEQTDGLQKEEQTDRLQEEKEEQTDGLQEEKEEQTDRLQEEKEEQTDGLQEEKEEQTDRLQEEEQTDRLKEEQTDRLQEEEQTDRLQEEEQEEQTDRLQEEKEEQTDRLQEEKEEQTDGLQEEQTDRLQEEKEEQTDGLQEEELEFDDESLREEEQQLTEEQRESRRQESFSLKEAGNTHFKAGEWQEAQRCYTEALCSCPVSFSRERSVLFSNRAAARLHLDLKDKAISDCTRAIDLNPDYVRALLRRAELQEQTEKLDEAFEDYKRVLELDPKQGAARSACMVRD encoded by the exons ATGAACAGAGGAGCAGCTGcacccagagaggaggaggaggaggaggaggaggaggaaggtttCTACGACTGCCAGGAGACTCTGGACCcttcagagaggaggagaggagaggagcagggagacaggctgcaggaggagcagggagacaggctgcaggaggagcagggagacaggctgcaggaggagcagggagacaggctgcagacagacaggctgcaggaggagaaggaggagcagacagacaggctgcaggaggagcagacagacaggctgcaggaggagcagacagacaggctgcaggaggagaaggaggagcagACAGACGGGCTTCAGAAGGAGGAGCAGACAGACAGGCtgcaggaggagaaggaggagcagacagacaggctgcaggaggagaaggaggagcagACAGACGGGCTTCAGAAGGAGGAGCAGACAGACAGGCtgcaggaggagaaggaggagcagacagacaggctgcaggaggagaaggaggagcagACAGACGGGCTTCAGAAGGAGGAGCAGACAGACAGGCtgcaggaggagaaggaggagcagACAGACGGGCttcaggaggagaaggaggagcagacagacaggctgcaggaggagaaggaggagcagACAGACGGGCttcaggaggagaaggaggagcagacagacaggctgcaggaggaggagcagacAGACAGGCTGAAGGAGGAGCAGACAGACAGGCTTCAGGAGGAGGAGCAGACAGACAGGctgcaggaggaggagcaggaggagcagacagacaggctgcaggaggagaaggaggagcagacagacaggctgcaggaggagaaggaggagcagACAGACGGGCTGCAGGAGGAGCAGACAGACAGGCtgcaggaggagaaggaggagcagACAGACGGGCTTCAGGAGGAGGAGTTGGAGTTTGACGatgagtccctgagggaggaagagcagcagctgacggaggagcagagagag AGCCGTCGGCAGGAGAGCTTCAGTCTGAAGGAGGCcggaaacacacacttcaaagcCGGAG AATGGCAGGAGGCGCAGCGCTGCTACACCGAGGCTCTGTGTTCGTGTCCCGTCAGTTTCAGCAGAGAGAGATCTGTGCTGTTCTCCAACAGAGCTGCTGCAAGACTGCACCTG GATCTGAAGGATAAGGCGATCTCAGACTGCACCAGAG CGATCGATCTGAATCCTGACTATGTTCGGGCGCTGCTGAGGAGGGCGGAGCTTCAGGAGCAGACGGAGAAACTGGACGAGGCGTTCGAGGACTACAAAAGAGTTCTGGAGCTGGACCCCAAGCAGGGGGCCGCACGGAGCGCCTGCATGGTGAGAGACTGA
- the LOC117440920 gene encoding golgin subfamily A member 6-like protein 22 isoform X2, with translation MNRGAAAPREEEEEEEEEEGFYDCQETLDPSERRRGEEQGDRLQEEQGDRLQEEQGDRLQEEQGDRLQTDRLQEEKEEQTDRLQEEKEEQTDGLQKEEQTDRLQEEKEEQTDRLQEEKEEQTDGLQKEEQTDRLQEEKEEQTDRLQEEKEEQTDGLQKEEQTDRLQEEKEEQTDGLQEEKEEQTDRLQEEKEEQTDGLQEEKEEQTDRLQEEEQTDRLKEEQTDRLQEEEQTDRLQEEEQEEQTDRLQEEKEEQTDRLQEEKEEQTDGLQEEQTDRLQEEKEEQTDGLQEEELEFDDESLREEEQQLTEEQRESRRQESFSLKEAGNTHFKAGEWQEAQRCYTEALCSCPVSFSRERSVLFSNRAAARLHLDLKDKAISDCTRAIDLNPDYVRALLRRAELQEQTEKLDEAFEDYKRVLELDPKQGAARSACMVRD, from the exons ATGAACAGAGGAGCAGCTGcacccagagaggaggaggaggaggaggaggaggaggaaggtttCTACGACTGCCAGGAGACTCTGGACCcttcagagaggaggagaggagaggagcagggagacaggctgcaggaggagcagggagacaggctgcaggaggagcagggagacaggctgcaggaggagcagggagacaggctgcagacagacaggctgcaggaggagaaggaggagcagacagacag gctgcaggaggagaaggaggagcagACAGACGGGCTTCAGAAGGAGGAGCAGACAGACAGGCtgcaggaggagaaggaggagcagacagacaggctgcaggaggagaaggaggagcagACAGACGGGCTTCAGAAGGAGGAGCAGACAGACAGGCtgcaggaggagaaggaggagcagacagacaggctgcaggaggagaaggaggagcagACAGACGGGCTTCAGAAGGAGGAGCAGACAGACAGGCtgcaggaggagaaggaggagcagACAGACGGGCttcaggaggagaaggaggagcagacagacaggctgcaggaggagaaggaggagcagACAGACGGGCttcaggaggagaaggaggagcagacagacaggctgcaggaggaggagcagacAGACAGGCTGAAGGAGGAGCAGACAGACAGGCTTCAGGAGGAGGAGCAGACAGACAGGctgcaggaggaggagcaggaggagcagacagacaggctgcaggaggagaaggaggagcagacagacaggctgcaggaggagaaggaggagcagACAGACGGGCTGCAGGAGGAGCAGACAGACAGGCtgcaggaggagaaggaggagcagACAGACGGGCTTCAGGAGGAGGAGTTGGAGTTTGACGatgagtccctgagggaggaagagcagcagctgacggaggagcagagagag AGCCGTCGGCAGGAGAGCTTCAGTCTGAAGGAGGCcggaaacacacacttcaaagcCGGAG AATGGCAGGAGGCGCAGCGCTGCTACACCGAGGCTCTGTGTTCGTGTCCCGTCAGTTTCAGCAGAGAGAGATCTGTGCTGTTCTCCAACAGAGCTGCTGCAAGACTGCACCTG GATCTGAAGGATAAGGCGATCTCAGACTGCACCAGAG CGATCGATCTGAATCCTGACTATGTTCGGGCGCTGCTGAGGAGGGCGGAGCTTCAGGAGCAGACGGAGAAACTGGACGAGGCGTTCGAGGACTACAAAAGAGTTCTGGAGCTGGACCCCAAGCAGGGGGCCGCACGGAGCGCCTGCATGGTGAGAGACTGA